From the Lathyrus oleraceus cultivar Zhongwan6 chromosome 4, CAAS_Psat_ZW6_1.0, whole genome shotgun sequence genome, one window contains:
- the LOC127137951 gene encoding uncharacterized protein LOC127137951 — protein sequence MTEINSHSQTSDDTSSASQTSPHQAGKPKFHSAFAINNVKTIIPVTMENDSNLYLSWSSLFKVQARVHNVLDHIIPSSDAQAIQASADLKANDSELWNWLDAVVLHAIMFHDNKHSRAVQLENQFSNINMKDFPSTKSYCNRLKTLFDQLANVDSPVTNTRRVLKMISGLTDAYVGFITYIQQHDPLPTFATARSRLELEESTMLQRAACESHTSFISAGFMAKAPATEPAPKPSSYASNSQLSPSIYHGHRGKKPNRGGRNSGRGNRGQQQQQQ from the exons ATGACAGAAATAAACTCTCATTCCCAAACTTCTGATGACACTTCATCAGCCTCTCAAACCAGCCCTCATCAGGCGGGGAAACCCAAGTTCCACTCCGCCTTCGCTATCAACAACGTCAAAACCATAATCCCGGTGACGATGGAAAATGATTCTAATCTCTACCTCTCATGGTCTTCCCTCTTCAAGGTGCAAGCACGTGTTCACAACGTACTTGATCACATCATCCCGTCATCGGATGCACAGGCCATACAAGCATCAGCAGACCTTAAGGCTAACGATTCTGAACTTTGGAATTGGCTTGATGCAGTGGTACTGCA CGCCATTATGTTTCATGATAACAAGCATTCACGTGCTGTACAATTAGAAAATCAATTCAGCAACATAAACATGAAAGATTTTCCATCGACAAAATCATATTGCAACCGCCTCAAAACTCTATTTGATCAACTCGCCAACGTCGACTCTCCAGTCACTAACACACGACGAGTGCTTAAAATGATATCAGGTCTCACTGATGCATACGTTGGGTTTATAACCTATATACAACAACATGACCCTCTCCCCACCTTCGCCACAGCACGGTCACGGTTGGAACTCGAGGAATCAACCATGTTGCAGCGTGCCGCTTGCGAATCACACACCTCATTTATTTCGGCCGGTTTCATGGCCAAAGCTCCGGCCACCGAACCTGCACCCAAACCATCATCCTATGCTTCAAACTCCCAACTATCTCCATCGATATATCACGGTCATAGAGGAAAGAAACCGAATCGTGGCGGTCGAAATTCTGGAAGAGGAAATCGCGggcagcaacaacaacaacagtgA